AAGGGCAAAAAGCATTAACCCGATTTCCTCGGGATTGATCGAAGGGGACAGTTCCCCATTGTTGACTCCTTTTTGCACATAGCCCGCAAAAAGTTTTTCCGCATTTTCCTTATTAGCAATAAGTGTCTGATGTATTTTTTCATTGCCGGGGATCATCTCTGTGGTGGTATTGACCACAAAACATCCTTTTCGACCGGGATCGTTGGCCGCCTCTTCAATGGCCATTTCAAATAATCTTTGAAACCCCTCTTTTACCGTAGCCGAAGTATGGAATATTTCCTGGATTTTTTCCCCTGAGGTCGTCCTGTAGTGTGCAAATGCACTATCGAACAAAGCCTCTTTCCCGCCAAACGTATCATAAAGACTGGCCCTGTTAATGCCCAGGTGTGACACCAGATCCTGCATTGAAGTGGCATGGAACCCTTTTTCCCAAAAGAGTTCCATGGCCTTGTTCAATACTTCTTTCTCATTAAATTGTTTTGTACGTGGCATATTGGACTATGTTCCAAATTTATCCAAAAAAACTACACCTGTGCAAAGCCACCATCCACTGGAATCTCGGCTCCGGTGATATAGCTGCTATCCGATGAGGCCAGAAACAACGCGGTGGTCGCCACTTCATCGGAATGACCGAATCTCCCCAAACTCACCAGGGAAGGGAAGTTGGCTGCCATGGCATCGATATTCTCCTGGGGCACATTGTGCTTACCGTAAATGGGGGTATCGATTGGTCCCGGCGCTATGGCATTGACCCGAATCCCCTTTGGACCAAATTCTGCCGCCAATGTCCTCGTAAGCGAGCGCAATGCTGCCTTACTTGAGGCGTAGGCCCCCATACCGGCAAAGCCTTTGATATTCACCACAGAGGTATTGAAAATGATACTGGCCCCCTCATTTAAGTGTGCATTGGCCGCCTTTACGGTAAATAGCGGACCCCGTACATTGATATTATGGACCTCATCAAAAATATCAGGGGTCAACCCATCAATGGTCTCCAATCTAAATATTCCGGCATTTAGAAAGAGGACATCTATTTTACCAAAGGTTTCCACCGTTTGGGTTATCAAAGCTTCACTGTCCGTTATGCTCGAGGCTTCGGCCTTCACCAAAAGATACTCCCCGGATAGTTCGGATTTCAGGGCATCCAATTTCTCCTGACTCCTTCCGGTCAACACTACTTTTGCACCTTCTTCCAAAAAGCGCTTGGCCGTTTGCAATCCCATTCCACTGGTCGCTCCGGTGATAATGGCCACTTTGTTTTCCAATTTTTTCATTTGATATGATTTTTTTAATTCTTAATTCTATTTTAGAACGATTGTTCCAATACAAACATATTAATAACGGAACGAACGTTCCAAATAAAAAATAGACTTTAACATTATTTTACAATTGTAATCGCTCTTTTGTATCTTACTCCATTAAAATCCAACCCTATGAAATTCCTAAAACTGTTCTTTGTTGTCCTTTTCGTCATGCCTTTTTTGCTGAGTGCCCAAAAAAGGAAAAGAAAGGCAACCGTCCCGACCATTGTTTTGAACGATTCCATGTACACTGGTCTTAAATGGCGCAATATTGGTCCTTTTAGGGGGGGAAGGAGTGTGGCATCGTCTGGTGTTGTTGGACAGCCCATGACCTATTATATGGGTACCACCGGAGGTGGAATTTGGAAAACCGTGGACGATGGCATTACTTGGAAAAATATTTCGGATGGCCAGTTAAAAACAGGGACGGTCGGTGCCATGGCAGTTTCGGAAAGCAATCCCAATACTGTTGTGGTGGGAATGGGCGAACACGCTGCCCGGGGCGTAATGACCTCAATGGGGGATGGGGTCTATAAATCCACTGATGCGGGAAAAACATGGAAACACATTGGTTTGGATGAAACCCGACACATCTCCGATGTGATCATCCATCCCACCAATCCGGACATCCTATTTGTTGCCGCACAGGGCGCACAATATGGTCCATCCCAGCAACGTGGGGTCTATCGTTCACTTAATGGGGGAGCAACCTGGGAGCGGGTCCTTTTTGTAGATGAAAATACCGGAGCCTCTTCCCTATCCATAGATATGAACAACCCATTGCATCTTTATGCCGCCATGTGGCAGCACCGGCGTTATCCTTGGAAAATGGAATCCGGTGGGCCTTCCTCGGGAATCTACAAATCCACCGACGGGGGAACCACATGGAAACAGCTTAAGGAAGGCCTCCCGAAAGAGTTTGGCAAGGCTGGAATTTCGGTCTCAAGGGCCAATCCAGAACTCGTATTCGCCGTAATTGAGGCAGAAGGCACCAAAGGCGGGGTATACCGAAGCGACGATGCCGGTAAAAAATGGAAACAGGTCAATAAGGACCGTATCAATATTGCCCGTTCCTGGTACTATATGGAGATTTTTGCCGATCCACAGGACGAAAATGTGGTATACGTACTAAATGCCCCTGTGACCAAATCCATTGATGGGGGCAAAACCTTTACGCCCCTACCAACGCCCCATGGGGACAACCACCATTTATGGATACATCCCCATGACAATACCAAAATGGTGAATTCCAATGACGGGGGAGCAAACGTTTCCAACAATGGTGGAAAAAGTTGGAGTACCCAGCAAAATCAGGCCACTTCCCAATTCTATCGGGTCATTACCGATAACCTGGTACCCTATAACGTATATGGTGGCCAACAGGACAATTCGGCCATTGCCATTGCCAGTCGCACCAATGATGCGGGAATTGACTGGAAGGACTGGTATTCCGTGGCCGGCTGTGAAAGTGCCTATTTGGCATTTGACCCTGATAACCCCGAAGTGGTTTACGGGGGTTGTTATCAAGGTATCATTGAAAAATGGATAAAGGCCTCCCGGGAGGGAAAACCAATTAAGGCCTATCCAGAATTGGGCTTGGGGAAGGTTCCCAAGGACTTCAAATACCGATACAATTGGAATGCACCCATTATAAGTTCCCCCCATGATCGGAACACGATTTACCATGCAGGCAATGTGGTATTCAAAACCGAGGATGGAGGTCATGCTTGGGAGGCAATAAGTCCGGACCTGACCCGTAACCAAAAGGAAAAACAGGGTCCGGGTGGTGGACCCTATACCAATGAGGCCGCTGGTGGTGAAAACTATAATACCTTAATGTACTTGGTGGAATCCCCACATGAAAAAGGGGTGCTCTATACCGGCAGCGACGATGGTTTGATGCATATTACCCGGGACGGAGGCGCCAACTGGACAAATATTACCCCGCCAAATATTGGGGACGGAATTATCAATAGCATTGAAATATCCTCCCATGATCCCGCTACGGCCTACACCGCCATAATGCGGTATAAATCCATGGATTTAAAGCCCTATATTTTTAAAACAACGGACTATGGACAGACATGGACAAAAATCGTGGATGGCCTAACGGATAAGCACACCTTTGTACGTGTGGTCAGGGAGGACCCAAAGAAAAAGGGATTGCTCTATGCTGGAACGGAAACCGGGCTTTATATTTCAATGGATGATGGACAAAACTGGCAAAGGTTTCAATTAAACCTTCCCGTTGTTCCCATCAATGACATTGCCATACAGGACAACGACATGGTCGTTGCCACCGCAGGACGTTCCTTTTGGATCTTGGATGATCTGGGAGCGATCCAAAACAGTTTTGATACTGCCGAAAAGCTGAAAGTGGCACAGCCCAAACCCAGCTATCGCATTTTTGGTGGCAGTCCGGACAAACCGGTCCCAGGATTGGGACAAAATCCAAAATCAGGGGTTGCCATTGATTATTACCTGCCCAAAAAACTGGATTCAATTCCTCTAAAACTCGAAGTACTTCAAGAAGGGAAGGTCATCCGTACCTATACCAATCAAAAACCAAAGGATTTCAAATCTTGGCCCGGTGGGCCACCCAAACCACAGGTACTCCCCAGTAAAAAGGGATACAATCGGTTTACCTGGGATTTTAGGAAGGAGGCCATTCCGGCCATCAACAAGGTATTTGTGTTCGGGAACTACCAGGGTTCCAGGGTTGCCCCCGGCACTTATACCCTAAAACTAAGTTTGGAAGGGGAAACGGTGGCGACCACGGCAACGGTTTTGGCAAATCCTAAAATTGAGGCTTCGGCAACGGAGTATGCGGACCAGCAAGCGGTCCTTGATCAGATTGAAAATACGCTACGGGCAATGCATAAAGCGGTCAATCAAATGCGTTCGGCCAAAAGCCAATTGAAGTCGTACAAGAAACTGTTGAAAAACAATACTGCGGCGGAAACACTTATAACCAAAGGTGATAGTTTGCTAAAACGCATTACCACCTGGGAGGAACATTTAATTCAACCCAAACAGAAAACCTTTCAGGATGTCATCAATTTCCACAATCAGCTCAATGCAGATTTTATGCATTTAAAGGGTTTTGTTGATGTTCCCGAACCCCAGGTAACCCTGGGGGCCAAAGAACGGTTACGGGATTTATTGGCGGCATGGGACACGTATAAAAACGAAAAAAACAGTATTGTTGGGACGGAGATGCGGGAGTATAATGAATTGTTCAAATCATTGAACCTCCCTGCCATACTTATGAGCGGAGATGAATGAGGGCTTTTTTTGCCGACCGGAAATACGTTACAAAAGACCTTAGGGAAAAACGCCTTCCCAAGGGGGACTATGAAAACTGTGTTTTTGAAAACTGCCAGTTCCAAGAGGGTCTTTTGGACAACCAGAATTTTGTGGAGTGCCAGTTTGTAAACTGTGATTTGACCAATACCAACGTGGCACATACCCAATTCAATGGCGTAAGGTTTGAAGGATGCAAATTGGTGGGCGTACATTTTGAAACCTGTGACCCTTTACTATTGGATTTTGGGTTCAAGGGATGTAATCTCACCTTGGCCTCCTTTTATGAAATGGATATTTCGGGGACCCATTTCCTGGATTGCCGAATGCACAAGGTAGATTTTACGGCAAGCATACTATCAAAGTGCAATTTTGCCGAATGCGATTTTAAGGACGCCGTTTTTGAAGGAACCCATCTGGAAAGGGCAAACTTTGTTTTGGCATTCAATTATACCATTGACCCTAACAAAAACACCGTCAAAAAAGCAAGGTTCAGCCAAGAGGGACTCATTGGTCTCCTGAAAAAATACGATATTGTAGTCAACTAACCTCCAATAAACCACTATGAGACACCTTGTTCCCTTTCTATTGGCGCCATTGCATGTGTTACTTGCGCAAAACACACTGCAAATGGAACAAGGGGATACTTCGCCCGACGCCACTATTACGCTTGTGGAAT
The sequence above is a segment of the Muricauda sp. SCSIO 64092 genome. Coding sequences within it:
- a CDS encoding TetR/AcrR family transcriptional regulator gives rise to the protein MPRTKQFNEKEVLNKAMELFWEKGFHATSMQDLVSHLGINRASLYDTFGGKEALFDSAFAHYRTTSGEKIQEIFHTSATVKEGFQRLFEMAIEEAANDPGRKGCFVVNTTTEMIPGNEKIHQTLIANKENAEKLFAGYVQKGVNNGELSPSINPEEIGLMLFALYNGIRVVAKVDSDAEKLRKVVNSGLSVLD
- a CDS encoding SDR family NAD(P)-dependent oxidoreductase produces the protein MKKLENKVAIITGATSGMGLQTAKRFLEEGAKVVLTGRSQEKLDALKSELSGEYLLVKAEASSITDSEALITQTVETFGKIDVLFLNAGIFRLETIDGLTPDIFDEVHNINVRGPLFTVKAANAHLNEGASIIFNTSVVNIKGFAGMGAYASSKAALRSLTRTLAAEFGPKGIRVNAIAPGPIDTPIYGKHNVPQENIDAMAANFPSLVSLGRFGHSDEVATTALFLASSDSSYITGAEIPVDGGFAQV
- a CDS encoding VPS10 domain-containing protein: MKFLKLFFVVLFVMPFLLSAQKRKRKATVPTIVLNDSMYTGLKWRNIGPFRGGRSVASSGVVGQPMTYYMGTTGGGIWKTVDDGITWKNISDGQLKTGTVGAMAVSESNPNTVVVGMGEHAARGVMTSMGDGVYKSTDAGKTWKHIGLDETRHISDVIIHPTNPDILFVAAQGAQYGPSQQRGVYRSLNGGATWERVLFVDENTGASSLSIDMNNPLHLYAAMWQHRRYPWKMESGGPSSGIYKSTDGGTTWKQLKEGLPKEFGKAGISVSRANPELVFAVIEAEGTKGGVYRSDDAGKKWKQVNKDRINIARSWYYMEIFADPQDENVVYVLNAPVTKSIDGGKTFTPLPTPHGDNHHLWIHPHDNTKMVNSNDGGANVSNNGGKSWSTQQNQATSQFYRVITDNLVPYNVYGGQQDNSAIAIASRTNDAGIDWKDWYSVAGCESAYLAFDPDNPEVVYGGCYQGIIEKWIKASREGKPIKAYPELGLGKVPKDFKYRYNWNAPIISSPHDRNTIYHAGNVVFKTEDGGHAWEAISPDLTRNQKEKQGPGGGPYTNEAAGGENYNTLMYLVESPHEKGVLYTGSDDGLMHITRDGGANWTNITPPNIGDGIINSIEISSHDPATAYTAIMRYKSMDLKPYIFKTTDYGQTWTKIVDGLTDKHTFVRVVREDPKKKGLLYAGTETGLYISMDDGQNWQRFQLNLPVVPINDIAIQDNDMVVATAGRSFWILDDLGAIQNSFDTAEKLKVAQPKPSYRIFGGSPDKPVPGLGQNPKSGVAIDYYLPKKLDSIPLKLEVLQEGKVIRTYTNQKPKDFKSWPGGPPKPQVLPSKKGYNRFTWDFRKEAIPAINKVFVFGNYQGSRVAPGTYTLKLSLEGETVATTATVLANPKIEASATEYADQQAVLDQIENTLRAMHKAVNQMRSAKSQLKSYKKLLKNNTAAETLITKGDSLLKRITTWEEHLIQPKQKTFQDVINFHNQLNADFMHLKGFVDVPEPQVTLGAKERLRDLLAAWDTYKNEKNSIVGTEMREYNELFKSLNLPAILMSGDE
- a CDS encoding pentapeptide repeat-containing protein, whose amino-acid sequence is MRAFFADRKYVTKDLREKRLPKGDYENCVFENCQFQEGLLDNQNFVECQFVNCDLTNTNVAHTQFNGVRFEGCKLVGVHFETCDPLLLDFGFKGCNLTLASFYEMDISGTHFLDCRMHKVDFTASILSKCNFAECDFKDAVFEGTHLERANFVLAFNYTIDPNKNTVKKARFSQEGLIGLLKKYDIVVN